From Spirosoma aerolatum, one genomic window encodes:
- a CDS encoding MarR family winged helix-turn-helix transcriptional regulator, which yields MPTEPYCIAGRLRMLARIVTGRYNDVFVSEGVTFAQAGLLMHIFAQPGIRQAQLSKQLQIQKSAMSRDVQLLQKNGWLTDTIRSGLFLTEEGRLLAKRCHKIWKALNQQVWDELGPQAVDGLTTLSQKLIP from the coding sequence ATGCCTACAGAACCTTATTGCATTGCGGGTCGATTGCGAATGCTGGCGCGGATTGTGACAGGTCGGTACAACGATGTGTTTGTATCGGAGGGGGTAACATTCGCCCAGGCTGGCTTATTAATGCACATTTTCGCCCAACCGGGCATACGGCAGGCTCAGCTTTCCAAACAATTACAGATTCAAAAATCGGCCATGAGCCGGGATGTCCAGTTGTTGCAAAAAAACGGCTGGCTGACCGATACCATTCGGAGCGGCTTGTTCCTCACCGAAGAGGGTCGGTTGCTGGCCAAACGGTGCCATAAAATCTGGAAAGCCCTAAATCAGCAGGTATGGGACGAACTTGGCCCCCAAGCCGTCGACGGACTTACAACCCTTTCGCAAAAACTAATTCCCTAA
- a CDS encoding alpha/beta hydrolase: MTQEHHLKVQRTARFYTTGQLTEKTRNIWFCLHGFGQLAQYFGRKFADLASDETLIVIPEGLSRSYLDMNYQRVGASWMTREDSQHEIDDYVAYLNSLYNRILDERTSLNEKLHITVFGFSQGAATACRWLNNGGNESSRIRIDRLILWAGYFPKGLSDLISANVLTHTETHYVYGQQDEYISAIADIGAYLNRIQTDVPNLQLTAFEGPHRVEPDVLKSLVTAPKPIA, encoded by the coding sequence ATGACCCAGGAACATCATCTGAAGGTTCAACGAACGGCCCGTTTTTACACCACTGGCCAACTCACCGAAAAAACCCGAAACATCTGGTTTTGCCTGCACGGATTTGGGCAATTGGCCCAATATTTTGGCAGAAAATTTGCTGACCTGGCCAGCGACGAAACGTTGATCGTGATCCCCGAAGGTCTCTCCCGATCCTACCTCGATATGAACTACCAGCGCGTTGGTGCTTCCTGGATGACACGGGAAGATTCACAACACGAAATCGATGACTATGTCGCCTATCTGAATTCTCTGTACAACCGTATTCTTGACGAGCGTACAAGTCTGAATGAAAAACTGCACATCACGGTGTTTGGGTTCTCGCAGGGAGCCGCTACCGCCTGTCGCTGGCTGAATAATGGGGGCAATGAATCGAGTCGCATCCGTATCGACAGGCTGATTCTCTGGGCCGGTTATTTTCCAAAAGGCCTTTCTGACCTGATCAGCGCCAATGTACTTACGCATACAGAAACGCACTATGTGTATGGGCAGCAGGACGAATACATCAGCGCCATTGCCGACATCGGCGCCTACCTGAATCGGATACAGACCGACGTACCTAATTTGCAGTTAACCGCCTTTGAGGGACCACACCGGGTAGAGCCTGATGTACTGAAATCATTAGTGACGGCTCCTAAACCGATTGCGTAA
- a CDS encoding carboxypeptidase-like regulatory domain-containing protein has product MLAKRIQLTIQAPCQQSWQDMKPDEGGRFCMHCEKTVVDFTAMTDQQIASIMAQTTNAGCGRFRQSQLNRSLRVSAPAPQAWGRFWGLLTAGLLGYQAAQSESITPLSLHSTLVQTSGSERKAESPEPESLVSADSTRIVSGRVVDEASNTAACGATVLIKELGRGTHVDKDGNFQLLIPDDHKLEHLTLQVTFIGYITQEIRLMPTSRNSLDIRLNEDTTALGEVVMVGGYKRATFWQRLRNRFRSRH; this is encoded by the coding sequence ATGCTTGCTAAACGGATACAGCTAACGATACAGGCACCTTGTCAACAGTCGTGGCAGGACATGAAGCCCGATGAAGGCGGTCGTTTCTGTATGCATTGCGAGAAAACAGTAGTCGATTTTACGGCTATGACCGACCAGCAGATTGCTTCCATCATGGCTCAGACAACAAATGCAGGCTGTGGGCGTTTCCGGCAAAGTCAACTTAACCGATCTCTGCGCGTTTCGGCACCTGCTCCTCAGGCCTGGGGTCGTTTCTGGGGGCTTCTGACAGCAGGTTTGTTAGGGTATCAGGCGGCTCAGTCGGAGTCTATAACGCCCCTGTCGCTGCACTCGACCTTAGTGCAGACTAGCGGGAGTGAGCGAAAAGCAGAATCACCCGAACCCGAGAGCCTAGTATCAGCAGATTCGACAAGGATCGTATCTGGCCGTGTCGTTGATGAAGCATCTAACACAGCCGCTTGTGGAGCAACTGTTCTTATCAAAGAATTAGGAAGGGGAACCCATGTTGATAAAGATGGCAACTTCCAGCTATTAATTCCTGACGACCATAAGTTGGAGCATCTTACGCTTCAGGTGACGTTTATTGGGTATATCACACAGGAAATTCGATTGATGCCAACATCCCGAAACTCATTAGATATTCGATTGAATGAGGATACGACTGCACTTGGCGAAGTTGTAATGGTTGGTGGTTATAAACGAGCAACGTTCTGGCAACGCTTACGCAATCGGTTTAGGAGCCGTCACTAA
- a CDS encoding DUF4442 domain-containing protein, whose amino-acid sequence MKPAFLQTTRKESTKSWLFRSGLNWYPMYFGTGGKILFWSSDWREVHIRLRRNIWTYNYVGTIFGGSMFSATDPFYMVMLLRILGNQYVVWDKSASIRFRKPGRQTLYARFEITNDQLAVIRQEVAANGQTDYVFTVQWLDKEGVVHAELERLCYIADKTHYEQRKNDRQQARFKR is encoded by the coding sequence ATGAAGCCAGCATTTTTACAAACCACTCGCAAGGAGTCGACCAAATCATGGCTATTCCGATCAGGCTTGAACTGGTATCCGATGTATTTCGGAACGGGAGGCAAAATTCTATTCTGGTCGAGCGACTGGCGGGAGGTGCACATCCGATTGCGCCGAAATATATGGACGTACAACTACGTAGGGACCATTTTTGGTGGTAGTATGTTCTCGGCTACTGATCCCTTTTATATGGTGATGCTCCTGCGGATTCTGGGCAATCAATACGTCGTTTGGGATAAATCGGCTAGTATCCGGTTTCGCAAGCCTGGTCGTCAGACTCTATACGCTCGCTTTGAAATTACCAACGATCAGCTTGCGGTTATTCGGCAGGAGGTAGCCGCCAATGGACAGACTGATTATGTATTTACGGTTCAATGGCTCGATAAAGAGGGCGTCGTCCATGCCGAACTGGAACGGCTGTGCTATATCGCCGATAAAACCCATTATGAGCAACGCAAAAACGACCGGCAACAGGCACGGTTTAAACGGTAG
- a CDS encoding DinB family protein, which produces MTTEFLSQTWQMAQASAQGPMRKLTPDNYRHRLTPETASAGFIALHTAEVMHRFARIMFGREVSIPLQAVGGVSDDGRELDLADIQQKLDDSFALIADHIRQTPDEQWAEIVSSPFGDIPRMQVLVFLMHHNSYHAGQIAQAIKKGQEFPVIA; this is translated from the coding sequence ATGACTACCGAATTTTTATCGCAAACCTGGCAAATGGCGCAGGCTTCGGCGCAGGGCCCGATGCGCAAACTTACCCCTGACAATTACCGTCATCGATTAACACCCGAAACGGCTTCGGCCGGATTCATTGCCCTGCACACCGCCGAGGTGATGCATCGTTTTGCCAGGATCATGTTTGGCCGCGAGGTCAGTATTCCTTTACAAGCTGTCGGGGGCGTTTCGGACGATGGCCGTGAACTTGACTTAGCCGATATACAACAAAAACTTGACGACAGTTTCGCACTGATTGCCGACCATATCCGGCAAACACCCGACGAACAATGGGCCGAAATCGTTTCCTCACCATTTGGTGATATACCCCGAATGCAAGTACTCGTGTTCCTGATGCATCATAATTCGTATCACGCCGGACAAATCGCTCAGGCTATCAAAAAAGGTCAGGAATTTCCGGTAATCGCTTAA
- a CDS encoding SDR family NAD(P)-dependent oxidoreductase: protein MSRIALITGATSGIGRATAEAFADLEFRLILCGRRQERLDELQNLLSKKTDVTTLNFDVRNWVEVYESINTLPEEWQAIDILVNSAGNAYGMSAIQDGDPADWDLMIDGNVQGLLYVSKAVMPGMVERKRGHIVNLSSVAGKETYPNGAVYCASKAAVEAISSGMRLDMTQHGIKVTNIAPGAVETEFSMVRFKGDTERAAKIYQGFTPLTAEDIADSIVFAVTAPAHVTIADMTILAGAQAGAQTIHRKQ from the coding sequence ATGTCTCGTATTGCACTGATCACCGGCGCTACCTCTGGCATTGGCCGCGCTACCGCCGAAGCTTTCGCTGACCTCGAATTCCGTTTGATTCTTTGCGGCCGTCGACAGGAGCGGCTGGATGAATTACAGAATCTATTGAGTAAAAAGACCGACGTAACCACCCTGAACTTCGATGTACGAAACTGGGTAGAAGTTTATGAGTCGATTAATACACTACCGGAAGAGTGGCAGGCCATTGATATCTTGGTAAATAGCGCCGGAAATGCCTATGGGATGTCGGCGATTCAGGATGGTGATCCGGCCGACTGGGATCTGATGATCGATGGGAATGTGCAGGGGCTTCTGTATGTGTCGAAAGCCGTTATGCCCGGCATGGTTGAGCGAAAACGGGGACATATTGTAAACCTAAGTTCGGTAGCCGGCAAGGAAACGTATCCTAACGGAGCGGTATATTGCGCCAGTAAAGCAGCCGTCGAAGCCATCAGTTCAGGTATGCGGCTCGATATGACCCAGCACGGTATTAAGGTAACAAATATTGCTCCGGGAGCGGTCGAAACCGAATTTTCGATGGTACGCTTCAAAGGCGATACAGAGCGGGCAGCTAAAATTTACCAGGGCTTTACCCCGCTTACAGCCGAGGATATAGCCGATTCCATTGTGTTTGCCGTTACAGCGCCTGCTCACGTGACCATTGCAGATATGACGATACTGGCGGGGGCGCAGGCAGGCGCACAAACGATTCACCGGAAGCAATAA